CGCCCGCTGGGCGCCACCGCGATCTCACGCTCGCCGAAGCCGCAGGCCGATGAGGCGCCGCAGGCACCGTTCGGCTGGCCCTGGGCCTGCGCCTCTCGGGCCGCGCGATGCTCGACGAAGGGATGCACGAACATGGGGCGGTCAGTGGTTCGGGTGTCGAGATAGATGCGCGCGAGACGACGATAGGCCGTGCGGGCGGCATCACGCGCCGACTCGCTCCAGGGCTCATCGACGTTGGGAATGAGCGAGGCGCGGTACAGACCGATGTCACGCATGCGCGACACCGCGGCCGGGATCTTCGCCACCGTATCGGGGCTGACCACCATCATCACATCGATGCGTGACAGCCACTGCGCCGCGAGCTCGAGGTTTCGCCAGATGCGCTCGAACGAGCCCTGCCCTCCCACCATGGGGCGACGGCGGTCCTGCTCCTCGGCCAGCCCATCGAGGCTCACCCCGACGTAGAAGCCGTACTCGCGGAAGAACCGCAGGGCCCGCTCGTGCATCACGGTGCCGTTCGTGGTGAGGCTGAATATGACGCGCCGACCCAAGCGCTGACCCAGCTTGCGTGCCAGGCGGGCCGAGGCCACCATGCGATCGAACGCCAGCATGGGCTCTCCGCCGAAGAAGGCGATGGTGACCGGCTCGCCATCATCTCGCGCAAAGGCCTGACGAATCGCCTTCCACGCGGTCTGCTCCGGCATGGCCTTCGAGAACTTGTCGCCGGCGTAGCAGTAGGTGCATCGCATGTTGCACTGGTGGGTGAGTACGAGGGTCACGCGCATGACGAGGCTCTCCTTGTCAGTGATCCGCTTCCGGGAAGGGCCAACAGCCGGCGGGGCAGCGCCCAGGCGGTCGGCTCCCGTGATGATGGATTCGTCGCCAGATGGTCTCGCTCTATTCCCATTCTCCGCCCGAGATCACGCCGGCGCCGGCGCCGCCTCGGACTCGACCGGCCAGTCGACGGCGTTCACGTAGTTCATGTGCTTGCGGCTCCTCACGCCCTGCAGCAGGAGCACGAGCTGCCAGTAGTTCTTCAGATCGGTGATGTGGCCCACCTTGTCGGAATCGAGAACGCGCGTGCCTTTGACCTTGCCGCCCTCTCGCATGATGTCGACCTCGAGAACGCCGTCACGGAAGCGATCAAGCCCCTCGACATCGGTGGTCTCGAGACTGTACTCACGCCCCATGATGCGGCCTGTGATGCGCTGCGCGCCTCCTTCGGCGGTCACCACGAAGCCGTCGCGATCGGCGTGGAACGCGTAGGTCTCGTGCGTGGAGAAGAACCGCGGCTTCATGATGTACGGTCCACCGTACTCCGGACAGAAGGTGTCACAGTTGCCGCACTCATTGCAGAAGTCAGCGTAGTTGGCGATCTGGGTGGCCTGGGTGATCTTGAAGGTGCCCGCCTCGTCCGGCAGCACGCCGTCTGGGGTGAGCCTCAGGTTGCGGTACGAGATGTCGAACGCGCCCACCTCGTAGAGGAAGTTGGCGTCGTTGGGGCAGACAGGGATGCACTTGTCGCACGAGATGCAGTCCCAGAGGTAGAGGTGGCTGCCGATCTTCTTCGGCACGCTGGTGTTCTTGGCGTGATGGTAGCGCGCGTCAGCGGTGACCTCATCGACGTAGGCGGCCGTGTTGAGCAGCACGGCTTCGTCGACGACCTTGCGAACCACCTCGGCGGGCGCGGCGTCAGCGAGGGCGCTGCCGCTGGCATAGGCAGCCTGAAGGGCAGCCGCGTGCTCGCCCCCGGCTCGGCGAATGGCCTCGGGACCGGCATCACGCACCCGCACGATGTACTCGTCGATGGTGGCCGCCCCGCAGGCCTTCATCTTCTCCTCGAGCTTCTGCAGGTACGTGATCTGGCGACCGTATCCGCGTGGCTTGAGCAGATCGGTGCAGACCGTGATGGGAACCAGGCCGATGGCCACGGCCTTGTGGAAGTTCTCGTGGTCGATTCCTGCCGAGAACGAGATGGGATACTTCGTGCCGAGGGCCTTGCGCCACTCGCCCACGAGGTTTGTGGCGATGACGTGCAGGGGCGGCCCTGACATGTACATCACCTCATCGGTGAAGTACTTGCCCTTGTTCACCGTCTCGAGGGT
The Pseudomonadota bacterium DNA segment above includes these coding regions:
- a CDS encoding radical SAM protein; the protein is MRVTLVLTHQCNMRCTYCYAGDKFSKAMPEQTAWKAIRQAFARDDGEPVTIAFFGGEPMLAFDRMVASARLARKLGQRLGRRVIFSLTTNGTVMHERALRFFREYGFYVGVSLDGLAEEQDRRRPMVGGQGSFERIWRNLELAAQWLSRIDVMMVVSPDTVAKIPAAVSRMRDIGLYRASLIPNVDEPWSESARDAARTAYRRLARIYLDTRTTDRPMFVHPFVEHRAAREAQAQGQPNGACGASSACGFGEREIAVAPSGR
- a CDS encoding glutamate synthase → MRTHLRRIFHELRHKDQVYDLPRARFYVGDPTLDTSVRFHGQRASTALGPAAGPQDQLIQNIVLSWLGGSRIIELKTVQILDELKIPRPCISAANIGFNVEWSQELKLSKSLREYVASSMIVQMLADADILGLGDQKAAKTATILDMSVGYDLKGISTPEVTGWIRSMIDATAIVDDLRSEIPDEWAAYRSFDFNPRIANSITLSTFHGCPPDEIEKIVHYLITEIGVNAIIKLNPTQLGKERLEHLLHDVMGYTHLEVNQKAYSAGLSLQEAIDIVERLRPLADARGLGLGVKFSNTLETVNKGKYFTDEVMYMSGPPLHVIATNLVGEWRKALGTKYPISFSAGIDHENFHKAVAIGLVPITVCTDLLKPRGYGRQITYLQKLEEKMKACGAATIDEYIVRVRDAGPEAIRRAGGEHAAALQAAYASGSALADAAPAEVVRKVVDEAVLLNTAAYVDEVTADARYHHAKNTSVPKKIGSHLYLWDCISCDKCIPVCPNDANFLYEVGAFDISYRNLRLTPDGVLPDEAGTFKITQATQIANYADFCNECGNCDTFCPEYGGPYIMKPRFFSTHETYAFHADRDGFVVTAEGGAQRITGRIMGREYSLETTDVEGLDRFRDGVLEVDIMREGGKVKGTRVLDSDKVGHITDLKNYWQLVLLLQGVRSRKHMNYVNAVDWPVESEAAPAPA